One part of the Neodiprion virginianus isolate iyNeoVirg1 chromosome 3, iyNeoVirg1.1, whole genome shotgun sequence genome encodes these proteins:
- the LOC124300164 gene encoding cyclin-dependent kinase 4-like, translated as MAERSRRPSSELGSDPASSPPPAKKPRTTSGDYGESGESSVEPKSLGEPGTTTPPPVTSSVGSEHTEPRGADQAGGQPDERPSAPSPVPGPSGITEAEEDVVVVPLPPLSLLPKSGSGETSAGQLEPGIAGAFTVQASLMGELTHYQELSLIGNGAYGTVYKAKDPASGQVVALKKVRVPITDDGLPTSTLREIAALKQLDQFEHPHIVKLLDVCQGRYLDLPTEDERSETVNRGLTLWLVFEHVERDLASFMASCPPPGIPGNKIKQMSREILLGVDFLHSHRIVHRDLKPQNLLVTSQGRIKIADFGLAKIYDFEMRLTSVVVTLWYRSPEVLLGCAYATPVDIWSVGCILAELSRLEPLFPGTSEGDQLDRIFQVIGTPSQQEWPEDVSLGWTAFPHRQPVPLRSVIPDLPDPGLDLIQKILKFDQRSRLTAAQALNHRYFTAESS; from the exons ATGGCAGAGAGGTCCCGGCGGCCGAGCTCCGAGCTCGGATCAGACCCGGCTTCATCACCGCCGCCAGCCAAGAAGCCCAGGACGACCTCCGGGGACTACGGAGAGTCCGGTGAATCCTCGGTGGAACCCAAATCACTCGGGGAACCGGGAACAACAACCCCGCCGCCGGTCACTTCGAGCGTCGGCAGCGAGCACACCGAGCCTCGAGGAGCCGATCAGGCGGGAGGCCAGCCAGACGAACGGCCCTCGGCTCCGTCCCCAGTTCCCGGCCCTTCGGGCATAACGGAGGCGGAGGAAGACGTGGTCGTCGTTCCTCTGCCACCCTTGTCTCTCTTGCCTAAATCGGGCAGCGGGGAGACGAGCGCCGGGCAGCTGGAGCCCGGCATCGCCGGAGCTTTCACGGTGCAGGCATCGCTGATGGGAGAGCTAACCCACTACCAGGAATTGTCCCTTATCGGGAACGGGGCCTACGGGACCGTCTACAAGGCGAAGGACCCCGCGAGCGGGCAGGTTGTCGCTCTGAAAAAGGTCCGCGTCCCGATCACCGACGATGGCCTACCGACCTCGACGCTGCGGGAAATTGCCGCCCTCAAGCAGCTCGACCAATTCGAGCACCCGCACATC GTAAAACTTTTGGATGTCTGTCAGGGCAGATATTTGGACCTGCCGACAGAGGACGAGCGATCGGAAACGGTGAACCGAGGCTTAACGTTGTGGCTCGTATTCGAACACGTCGAACGAGATCTCGCCTCGTTCATGGCATCCTGCCCTCCGCCTGGTATTCCGGGTAACAAGATCAAGCAAATGTCCAGGGAAATACTCCTCGGCGTCGACTTCCTTCATAGTCACAGGATCGTTCATCGTGACCTCAAGCCTCAGAATTTGCTCGTCACGAGTCAAGGGAGAATCAAAATAGCTGACTTTGGTCTGGCCAAGATTTATGACTTCGAAATGCGGCTCACTTCCGTG GTCGTAACGCTGTGGTATCGGTCGCCGGAAGTACTTTTGGGATGCGCGTACGCGACTCCGGTGGACATTTGGTCAGTTGGGTGCATCCTGGCCGAACTCAGCAGGCTTGAACCACTTTTTCCAGGAACGAGCGAAGGCGATCAGCTAGACAGAATATTTCA AGTGATTGGCACGCCGTCGCAGCAAGAATGGCCGGAGGACGTCTCTTTGGGTTGGACAGCGTTTCCGCACCGACAGCCTGTTCCTCTCAGATCTGTAATTCCGGATCTACCCGATCCTGGTTTGGACTTgatacaaaaaattctcaagtTCGACCAGCGTAGTCGTTTGACTGCCGCACAAGCGCTCAATCATCGATACTTCACGGCAGAGAGTTCTTGA
- the LOC124300168 gene encoding adenosine 5'-monophosphoramidase HINT1, with amino-acid sequence MCALSTIAISTWKQLASLRPRRRAIDSCLRKMASEVEKAQRATATLGGDTIFGKILRKEIPCKFIYEDDQCVAFHDVNPQAPVHFLVIPRKPIALLSLAEETDKPLLGHLMFVAQTVASQQGLGNGFRLVVNNGKDGAQSVYHLHIHVLGGRQMEWPPG; translated from the exons ATGTGCGCACTTTCAACCATAGCGATAAGTACGTGGAAACAACTTGCCAGCCTACGACCACGAAGACGAGCAATTGATTCGTGTTTGAGGAAAATGGCGAGCGAGGTTGAGAAGGCGCAACGTGCTACCGCCACTCTCGGCGGTGACACGATCTTTGGAAAAATACTGCGAAAGGAAATACCTTGCAAATTTATCTACGAAGATGATCAG TGCGTTGCGTTCCACGATGTCAACCCGCAAGCTCCGGTCCACTTTTTAGTAATCCCCAGAAAACCAATAGCACTGCTGTCTCTTGCCGAGGAGACCGATAAACCACTCCTAGGTCATTTGATGTTCGTTGCGCAGACCGTTGCTAGTCAGCAAGGCTTGGGCAACGGTTTCCGCTTGGTGGTCAACAATGGGAAAGATGGAGCTCAATCCGTCTACCACTTGCATATCCATGTACTTGGTGGCAGGCAAATGGAATGGCCTCCGGGTTAA
- the LOC124300167 gene encoding dihydrofolate reductase isoform X1 produces MCRSRAAGSTFRACPPIILKEFIKKKTRVRPLTEDIGISVNGIVSENQGIGINGRLPWRLKKEMAYFTRLTTETKDPSKKNVVIMGRRTWDVMPKKYRPLSNRINVVLTSKDLILGDEALVCKSFPDALEKLSKIPLTDKIERIWVIGGSSVYKAAMELPNFHRLYLTLVRKYFECDTYFPPISNEFHLVKDPEVPEGIQEENGLQYEFKVYEKA; encoded by the exons ATGTGCCGGTCTCGCGCAGCAGGAAGTACGTTTCGTGCGTGCCCTCCTATCATTTTGAAGGAATTcataaaaaagaagacaagAGTTCGTCCATTGACTGAGGATATAGGTATATCAGTCAACGGGATCG TATCCGAGAACCAGGGTATAGGAATTAACGGACGTCTACCATGGCGattaaa GAAGGAGATGGCGTATTTTACACGTTTAACAACAGAGACTAAGGACCCATCTAAAAAGAATGTCGTAATTATGGGACGAAGAACGTGGGATGTTATGCCAAAAAAATACAGGCCTCTGAGCAACAGAATTAATGTCGTACTGACCAGCAAAGATCT AATTCTAGGAGACGAAGCACTTGTGTGCAAAAGTTTTCCTGACGCTTTGGAAAAGTTATCCAAGATCCCACTGACtgacaaaattgaaagaatcTGGGTTATTGGCGGCAGTTCTGTTTATAAG GCTGCAATGGAATTGCCAAACTTTCACAGACTGTACTTGACTCTGGTGAGGAAGTACTTTGAATGCGATACATACTTCCCACCTATCAGCAACGAATTTCATTTAGTGAA AGACCCTGAAGTACCAGAGGGGATTCAAGAAGAAAATGGACTGCAGTACGAATTTAAAGTTTATGAAAAAGCCTGA
- the LOC124300167 gene encoding dihydrofolate reductase isoform X3, giving the protein MAYFTRLTTETKDPSKKNVVIMGRRTWDVMPKKYRPLSNRINVVLTSKDLILGDEALVCKSFPDALEKLSKIPLTDKIERIWVIGGSSVYKAAMELPNFHRLYLTLVRKYFECDTYFPPISNEFHLVKDPEVPEGIQEENGLQYEFKVYEKA; this is encoded by the exons ATGGCGTATTTTACACGTTTAACAACAGAGACTAAGGACCCATCTAAAAAGAATGTCGTAATTATGGGACGAAGAACGTGGGATGTTATGCCAAAAAAATACAGGCCTCTGAGCAACAGAATTAATGTCGTACTGACCAGCAAAGATCT AATTCTAGGAGACGAAGCACTTGTGTGCAAAAGTTTTCCTGACGCTTTGGAAAAGTTATCCAAGATCCCACTGACtgacaaaattgaaagaatcTGGGTTATTGGCGGCAGTTCTGTTTATAAG GCTGCAATGGAATTGCCAAACTTTCACAGACTGTACTTGACTCTGGTGAGGAAGTACTTTGAATGCGATACATACTTCCCACCTATCAGCAACGAATTTCATTTAGTGAA AGACCCTGAAGTACCAGAGGGGATTCAAGAAGAAAATGGACTGCAGTACGAATTTAAAGTTTATGAAAAAGCCTGA
- the LOC124300167 gene encoding dihydrofolate reductase isoform X2 produces MPLRLDLIAAVSENQGIGINGRLPWRLKKEMAYFTRLTTETKDPSKKNVVIMGRRTWDVMPKKYRPLSNRINVVLTSKDLILGDEALVCKSFPDALEKLSKIPLTDKIERIWVIGGSSVYKAAMELPNFHRLYLTLVRKYFECDTYFPPISNEFHLVKDPEVPEGIQEENGLQYEFKVYEKA; encoded by the exons ATGCCGCTAAGACTCGATTTAATTGCTGCAGTATCCGAGAACCAGGGTATAGGAATTAACGGACGTCTACCATGGCGattaaa GAAGGAGATGGCGTATTTTACACGTTTAACAACAGAGACTAAGGACCCATCTAAAAAGAATGTCGTAATTATGGGACGAAGAACGTGGGATGTTATGCCAAAAAAATACAGGCCTCTGAGCAACAGAATTAATGTCGTACTGACCAGCAAAGATCT AATTCTAGGAGACGAAGCACTTGTGTGCAAAAGTTTTCCTGACGCTTTGGAAAAGTTATCCAAGATCCCACTGACtgacaaaattgaaagaatcTGGGTTATTGGCGGCAGTTCTGTTTATAAG GCTGCAATGGAATTGCCAAACTTTCACAGACTGTACTTGACTCTGGTGAGGAAGTACTTTGAATGCGATACATACTTCCCACCTATCAGCAACGAATTTCATTTAGTGAA AGACCCTGAAGTACCAGAGGGGATTCAAGAAGAAAATGGACTGCAGTACGAATTTAAAGTTTATGAAAAAGCCTGA
- the LOC124300169 gene encoding translation machinery-associated protein 7 homolog, whose amino-acid sequence MSGRDGGKKKPLKAPKKESKDLDEEDVAFKQKQKEQQKALAEAAKKAGQKGPLVSGGIKKSGKK is encoded by the coding sequence ATGTCCGGACGGGacggtgggaaaaaaaaaccattgaaAGCACCCAAGAAAGAATCAAAGGATTTAGATGAGGAAGATGTTGCATTCAAGCAAAAGCAGAAGGAACAGCAAAAGGCCTTGGCAGAGGCCGCAAAGAAAGCAGGTCAGAAAGGACCCCTGGTCAGCGGTGGCATCAAGAAATCTGGAAAGAAGTGA